A region of Clostridium acetobutylicum ATCC 824 DNA encodes the following proteins:
- a CDS encoding ABC transporter ATP-binding protein produces the protein MKYLVRTFNLTKKYKNTSVVENLNLNIEQGQIYGFLGKNGAGKTTTLRMILGLMKISTGEVELFGEKNPTRSIYKKIGSIIEYPGFYPNLTAEENLDIHRRMMKIENQKRINETLTMVGLDSNSIKGKKVKNFSLGMKQRLGLARALLHEPELLILDEPTNGLDPLGIKSMRETLIALCKDRGITILVSSHLLSEIEQLATKIGIIDKGHLIEELTYDDLQKRNKKYLKLKVSDVKEACSLIKNNLNIKDYEIIGKDAIKVYEKINESSTIAKTLIKNDIELYEMSFSKDNLEDYFVKVTEGDSNV, from the coding sequence ATGAAATATTTAGTAAGAACATTTAACCTTACAAAAAAATATAAAAATACTTCTGTTGTTGAAAATCTAAACTTGAATATAGAACAAGGACAAATATATGGTTTCTTGGGTAAAAACGGTGCAGGCAAAACAACAACTTTACGTATGATTTTAGGTCTTATGAAAATCTCTACAGGTGAAGTTGAATTGTTTGGAGAAAAAAATCCAACAAGGTCAATATATAAAAAAATAGGTTCCATAATAGAGTACCCCGGATTTTATCCAAATCTTACGGCAGAAGAAAACTTGGACATTCATAGAAGAATGATGAAAATTGAAAATCAAAAACGCATAAATGAAACTTTAACTATGGTAGGTCTCGATTCAAATTCAATCAAGGGCAAAAAAGTAAAAAACTTTTCACTTGGAATGAAACAAAGATTAGGACTTGCTAGAGCTCTTCTACATGAACCTGAACTTTTAATTTTAGATGAACCAACTAATGGTCTAGATCCATTGGGGATAAAATCCATGAGGGAAACTCTTATAGCTTTATGCAAAGACAGAGGAATAACTATTTTAGTATCAAGTCATCTATTAAGTGAAATAGAGCAGCTAGCAACTAAGATAGGAATTATAGATAAAGGGCATTTAATTGAAGAATTAACCTATGATGATTTACAAAAGCGAAATAAAAAATACCTAAAGCTAAAAGTAAGTGACGTAAAAGAAGCCTGCTCTCTTATTAAAAATAACTTAAATATAAAGGACTATGAAATAATTGGAAAGGATGCTATAAAAGTTTATGAAAAAATAAATGAGAGTTCCACTATAGCTAAAACTCTCATAAAAAATGATATAGAATTATACGAAATGTCTTTTAGTAAAGATAACCTTGAAGATTACTTCGTTAAAGTTACAGAAGGTGACTCTAATGTATAG
- a CDS encoding ABC transporter permease, which translates to MYSLIQCEFLKLRKSKFYLIIILMTCCYPLLVFFKNISESNLLNWNQYIFSVENMSFIITFTPIFCLISAYIFSREFSYKTSQILFCYPQSRTKIFISKLITIMVLFAFLLFLELLVTILLGFMCPHEVLTSQIIYIHFKLYLYVLFVECTISPICILISLLFKNTVTPLIYGILISVCNLFISTYFVVKNANGGLMKNIIFNIPLFYNVPILYSCFKANNGKAIFIESSSILSLHHIFICILTFIIANLFCILYYKKLEVK; encoded by the coding sequence ATGTATAGTTTAATCCAATGTGAGTTTCTAAAATTACGAAAATCTAAATTTTATTTAATAATTATCTTAATGACCTGCTGCTATCCTTTATTGGTATTCTTCAAAAATATAAGTGAGTCAAATTTATTAAATTGGAATCAATATATTTTTTCTGTGGAAAATATGTCCTTTATCATTACTTTTACTCCTATATTTTGTTTAATTAGTGCCTATATATTTTCAAGAGAATTTTCCTACAAAACATCTCAGATTCTATTTTGTTATCCTCAAAGTAGAACTAAAATATTTATTTCTAAGCTTATTACTATAATGGTTTTATTTGCCTTTTTGCTTTTCTTAGAACTTCTTGTAACTATTTTGTTAGGATTTATGTGTCCACATGAAGTTTTAACTTCACAAATTATATATATTCATTTTAAATTATATTTATATGTTTTATTTGTAGAGTGTACTATATCCCCTATATGTATCTTAATTTCTCTATTATTTAAAAATACGGTGACACCACTAATATACGGTATACTCATCTCCGTATGTAATCTGTTTATTTCTACTTATTTTGTAGTTAAAAATGCAAATGGAGGCTTAATGAAAAACATTATATTTAATATACCCTTATTTTACAATGTTCCTATATTATATTCTTGTTTTAAAGCAAATAATGGTAAAGCAATATTTATAGAAAGTTCTTCAATATTGTCACTTCATCATATATTTATTTGTATACTAACTTTTATAATTGCAAATTTATTTTGTATTTTATATTACAAAAAGCTAGAAGTTAAATAG